A window from Desulfuromonas acetoxidans DSM 684 encodes these proteins:
- a CDS encoding YggT family protein, translating to MILRELFLAIAGLVDLVFSIYVLILVGRALISWVNPDPYNPIVRFLHSATDPVLYRIQRLVPLQFGGIDFSPLVLLLALSFIQRILVVILRSIAYSF from the coding sequence ATGATTTTGCGTGAATTATTTTTGGCCATTGCCGGTCTGGTTGATCTGGTCTTCAGTATCTATGTTCTGATTCTGGTCGGGCGCGCCCTGATCTCATGGGTGAATCCTGATCCGTACAACCCGATTGTCCGGTTTCTTCACAGTGCCACCGATCCGGTCCTGTATCGTATTCAGCGTTTGGTGCCGCTGCAATTCGGCGGTATTGATTTCAGTCCGTTGGTTTTGCTTCTGGCGCTGTCTTTTATCCAGAGGATTCTGGTCGTTATCCTGCGTTCCATCGCCTACAGTTTTTGA
- a CDS encoding DUF167 domain-containing protein: MTCEELSACVNAQQDGVVIALFVQPRASKNSLCGLQGEELKVRLTSPPVEGAANKLCCTFFAKLLGVSKSSVTLIRGDKSRHKQIVVEGVSLDEVKQRLAKAF, from the coding sequence ATGACTTGCGAAGAACTGAGCGCCTGTGTCAACGCCCAGCAGGATGGGGTGGTGATTGCCCTGTTCGTTCAGCCGCGGGCAAGTAAGAACAGTCTGTGTGGTTTGCAAGGCGAAGAACTCAAAGTGCGGTTGACGTCGCCGCCGGTCGAGGGTGCGGCCAATAAACTGTGCTGCACTTTTTTTGCGAAGTTACTGGGTGTGTCAAAAAGCTCTGTGACCTTGATTCGCGGCGATAAAAGCCGTCACAAACAGATTGTTGTCGAAGGTGTTTCGCTTGACGAGGTAAAACAGCGTCTGGCAAAAGCCTTTTAG